One window of the Dreissena polymorpha isolate Duluth1 chromosome 5, UMN_Dpol_1.0, whole genome shotgun sequence genome contains the following:
- the LOC127831254 gene encoding uncharacterized protein LOC127831254 has product MADLSEESRLLEFQLNIGRTNLAVLYCPVCENELFCKDCASNHTAQRLTKTHHTPGQPKASNIGFDTITLTWEAPEIYGPDDYFQISFKTSSDGPRWKFYDEKCAKATLVLINLKSNTEFVFRIRAVYSESEGQYRSPTNRTAREKTILLIGETGTGKSTLVDAIINYILGVNWDDPFRFTIGTLDKERKEKNQANSQTEWINCYTVHPVNGSRLAYSINIIDTPGFGDTRGLDRDQEIVEQIRQLFCATPPHGLITIDIVCCTVKAPDARLTIMQTYVFNAVMSLFGKDIEENICSLITFADSRSPPVLSALTQSGLPFGKHFTFNNTALFAENTSSDAVGPSPKSFWDMGIRSFTGCFEHIKRMPPKSLQLTKEVLDERHRLDETLQMLQPKLEIGLLKISQLKHQIQVFKDNKSRIDENKDFEYMVKITKQTKEPLAEGLHTTNCLFCNVTCHENCAFADDKDKMKCVAMDGTGHCKQCKNKCIWSQHANTPYIFKYTIEEEKHMYSEMKSKYEEANGKIPTLKQLLDKLGVELNDIADNIEGMMVVVRNCNTRLGEIALHPNPMTMTQYIDMMIQNEKSLHKDGWNDRIDALYKLRKRAQVQADAVQFDKETGHLGLSGGTTDPQAVLARFHDLIGI; this is encoded by the exons aTGGCGGatttgtccgaggagtcccgattgctTGAGTTTCAACTCAATATTG GACGCACCAATTTAGCAGTTCTGTATTGTCCAGTATGCGAAAATGAGCTATTTTGCAAAGATTGTGCAAGTAATCATACGGCGCAAAGGTTAACAAAGACACAT CATACTCCTGGTCAACCAAAGGCTTCTAACATTGGGTTTGATACTATCACTCTGACATGGGAAGCACCAGAAATATATGGCCCAGATGATTACTTCCAAATTAGTTTTAAAACCAGTTCCGATGGGCCCAGATGGAAGTTTTACGATGAAAAGTGCGCGAAAGCGACACTTGTTCTAATAAATCTGAAGTCAAATACAGAATTCGTCTTCAGAATCAGAGCGGTTTACAGTGAAAGTGAGGGCCAATACA GGTCTCCGACAAACAGAACTGCTAGGGAAAAGACAATTCTACTGATTGGAGAGACAGGGACGGGAAAAAGCACATTGGTAGATGCAATAATTAACTACATCCTAGGCGTCAATTGGGATGATCCTTTTAGATTCACAATTGGAACTCTGGACAAAGAAAGAAAAGAGAAAAACCag GCGAATTCGCAAACGGAGTGGATAAACTGTTATACAGTCCACCCTGTAAATGGAAGCAGACTAGCTTACTCCATTAATATTATCGACACACCAGGATTTGGCGACACACGAGGTCTGGACAGGGATCAAGAAATTGTTGAACAAATACGCCAGTTGTTCTGTGCCACACCACCACATGGGCTTATTACAATTGACATTGTCTGCTGTACAGTTAAAGCTCCCGATGCGAGGTTAACTATAATGCAGACTTATGTTTTTAATGCAGTTATGTCACTGTTTGGAAAAGATATTGAAGAAAACATTTGTTCTTTGATAACGTTTGCTGACAGCCGTTCTCCGCCTGTTTTATCAGCACTGACACAATCCGGTCTGCCATTTGGTAAGCATTTTACATTTAACAACACGGCGTTATTCGCTGAAAACACCAGCAGCGATGCTGTAGGTCCATCACCAAAATCGTTTTGGGATATGGGTATCCGAAGTTTCACAGGGTGTTTTGAACATATCAAGAGAATGCCTCCAAAAAGTTTGCAGCTAACGAAAGAAGTATTGGATGAAAGACATCGGTTAGACGAAACTTTGCAAATGTTGCAGCCAAAACTAGAGATCGGCCTACTGAAAATTAGCCAGCTGAAACACCAGATACAAGTATTTAAAGACAACAAATCCAGAATTGACGAGAACAAAGATTTTGAATACATGGTGAAAATTACCAAACAAACAAAGGAGCCTTTGGCAGAGGGCTTGCATACTACCAACTGTTTGTTTTGCAATGTTACATGCCATGAGAATTGCGCATTCGCGGACGACAAAGATAAAATGAAGTGCGTCGCTATGGATGGCACTGGTCACTGTAAACAATGTAAGAACAAATGTATCTGGAGCCAACACGCTAATACGCCGTATATTTTTAAGTACACCATTGAGGAAGAAAAGCATATGTATTCGGAGATGAAATCAAAATATGAAGAGGCAAATGGGAAAATTCCAACTTTGAAACAATTACTTGACAAACTCGGTGTTGAACTTAATGACATTGCTGATAACATCGAGGGAATGATGGTTGTGGTAAGGAATTGCAACACCCGCCTCGGAGAGATAGCTCTTCATCCTAACCCAATGACGATGACGCAATATATCGACATGATGATACAAAACGAAAAATCACTACACAAAGATGGTTGGAATGATCGAATAGACGCTTTGTATAAACTAAGGAAGCGTGCTCAAGTACAGGCGGATGCTGTGCAGTTTGATAAAGAGACTGGACATCTCGGATTATCTGGAGGAACGACCGATCCTCAGGCTGTATTAGCAAGGTTCCACGACCTAATTGGCATCTGA